A part of Crassostrea angulata isolate pt1a10 chromosome 5, ASM2561291v2, whole genome shotgun sequence genomic DNA contains:
- the LOC128186175 gene encoding iron-sulfur cluster assembly scaffold protein IscU-like, producing MALFRATTRLLKPTLEGNIASTVSFYHKNVIDHYENPRNVGSMDKKDKNVGTGLVGAPACGDVMKLQIKVDDDGKIIDAKFKTFGCGSAIASSSLATEWVKGKKLDEAVKIKNTDIAKELCLPPVKLHCSMLAEDAIKAALQDYKLKNQDNVKATA from the exons ATGGCGTTATTTCGAGCAACCACCAGGCTGTTGAAGCCTACTTTAGAGGGAAACATTGCCTCCACAGTTTCTTTCTATCACAAAAAT GTGATTGATCATTACGAAAATCCAAGGAATGTTGGATCAATGgataaaaaagacaaaaatgtCGGTACTGGTCTGGTTGGGGCACCAGCATGTGGTGATGTCATGAAACTACAA atcaaaGTGGATGATGATGGAAAGATAATTGATGCCAAATTCAAAACTTTCGGCTGTGGATCAGCTATTGCTTCTAGTTCCCTAGCAACAGAGTGGGTCAAGGGGAAGAAG TTGGATGAAGCAGTAAAGATAAAGAACACAGACATTGCGAAGGAACTGTGTCTGCCTCCAGTCAAACTTCACTGCTCCA TGTTGGCTGAGGACGCCATTAAGGCTGCTCTACAGGACTACAAGCTGAAAAACCAGGACAATGTCAAAGCGACGGCCTAG
- the LOC128185044 gene encoding E3 ubiquitin-protein ligase parkin-like has protein sequence MGKLHVNVKFSSASSCPLEVDSSSSVRSLKNCVSSKTGIAEVDLHLILSGKVLNDNQTLDKLGVGNHTVLHAFQQRRPAPLEVTAEVGLNQLGATNSRSVYPYQFFVYCKKCAALRPGKLRVVCGRCRQGNIILLQEPACFDDVLLAGRIQGTCQHCQSPQDSKFYFKCTSDHGDVIELQDQCAVLRHVRPNRRDNECITCTDVQHPVLVFPCAKKHVICMECFVSYCIVQLNERRFVEDPDTGYSLPCPAGCPGSLIKDAHHFCLLGSEQYERYKNFGAEEYLLQSGGLMCPAPGCGSGFLVDNPSQKVVCPNCQYEFCRDCRGAYHPDEDCSSQLPCDPATVQEGNIDQEHALRAQNELESMETIEKISKPCPQCKAKTERSGGCMHMTCTVCKTDWCWICEKEWNRDCQGNHWFG, from the exons ATGGGAAAACTTCATGTTAACGTTAAATTTAGCTCCGCTTCATCTTGTCCATTAGAAGTAGACTCCAGCTCGTCCGTTAGAAGTTTGAAAAACTGTGTTAGTAGTAAGACAGGTATTGCTGAAGTTGATCTTCATTTGATTTTGTCAGGGAAAGTGCTGAATGACAACCAAACACTGGAC AAACTTGGGGTTGGGAACCATACAGTATTACATGCATTCCAACAGAGACGTCCTGCTCCTCTTGAAGTCACCGCTGAGGTGGGTCTGAATCAGTTGGGAGCCACCAACTCACGATCAG TTTATCCGTATCAGTTCTTTGTGTACTGCAAGAAGTGTGCTGCGCTCAGACCGGGGAAACTGAGGGTGGTGTGTGGGCGCTGTCGCCAAGGCAACATCATCCTGCTGCAG GAACCCGCCTGTTTTGATGATGTACTCCTCGCGGGCAGAATCCAGGGCACCTGTCAGCACTGTCAGTCTCCCCAGGACTCA aaattttattttaaatgtaccAGTGACCATGGTGATGTCATTGAACTTCAAGATCAATGTGCAGTGCTTAGACATGTGAGACCCAACAGAAGGGATAATGAATGTATAACCTGTACTGATGTACA ACATCCAGTGCTAGTTTTTCCTTGTGCCAAGAAACATGTGATATGTATGGAGTGTTTTGTGTCTTACTGTATTGTACAGCTCAATGAGAGACGATTTGTGGAGGATCCTGACACAGGCTACAGCTTACCATGTCCAG CTGGCTGTCCCGGTTCTCTGATCAAGGATGCTCATCATTTCTGTTTGTTAGGATCAGAACAG TATGAAAGATACAAGAACTTTGGTGCGGAGGAGTACCTGTTGCAGAGTGGGGGCCTGATGTGCCCCGCCCCTGGATGTGGGTCAGGGTTCCTGGTAGACAACCCCTCCCAGAAAGTAGTGTGTCCAAATTGCCAG TATGAATTCTGTAGAGATTGCCGGGGTGCTTATCATCCAGACGAAGATTGTAGTTCACAGTTGCCATGTGATCCAGCCACCGTTCAG GAAGGGAATATAGATCAAGAACATGCCCTGAGAGCTCAAAATGAACTGGAATCCATGGAAACCATAGAGAAAATCTCCAAGCCCTGCCCTCAATGTAAAGCAAAGACAGAAAGATCAG GTGGTTGTATGCACATGACTTGTACTGTGTGTAAGACAGACTGGTGCTGGATATGTGAGAAAGAGTGGAACCGGGACTGCCAGGGAAACCATTGGTTTGGTTAG